The following are encoded in a window of Deinococcus arcticus genomic DNA:
- a CDS encoding DUF11 domain-containing protein: protein MKKSTTLLALMSALAVGSASAAGTLSGTTIQNTATASFQDPANPTATISSTSNTVSTVVLPKPGFDIVFTGGTADAGTQNDLSTTTVVITGAVPGQRIVTGYSVVNNGNVALTVNLSADTTGADSGQTVQYFLDTDGNGVADNNTPLTSVTVNADDPATTGVDEGVVKIVQVITLPTSPAQINSTSVFGASPEGSVTGTAGNDPLITPGNGYANGTTVYEEGKAVDTDRQFTRVNVFVPSLDNTPNIPPSNPVDTTGTPITDLTKVPPVTPVDVPTETTGKPNDPTPVVSVPGYRNPTPTPGDPTPGGTPIAPNVAGDAQIAYPTADANNAPDAVTFTNNLTNRSGATDVVQLFPALANGTVDPAYTFNPTTGVFTNTTTGVSIRFLDPITGNPIAVSTDPNNPTVAQYPTVTVPNNTSVVYRTEVTFPDPDDTSVTPAVTVLIGADSLKDADLVSNSNTTDTILPPAMQFGDATVAQGAVASPAPVEVVVPGGTQSGIASPNNTDGTAVFPMDVANNGQYNDSYTLSGSVTFTDAVTGNPVVVPVLYYAADGSLLPRLNTNPTSPDYNKFVTPVVAPGTEFKAFAVVQTPAGVRTGDYTVSQTALANYSTITLTDTNNVIRVSPNGSVAVAKFVAKTGVTAGSNPANGINNPANYTATGANGARPGDTISYRIIGKNNYNQTVSGFFLSDTVPANTTFASVALTPAPTRTIYRVNGGAWSTTAPTAGLAAGTVIDVALDADSNNLPDSLAASAELSADFVVTVR from the coding sequence ATGAAGAAAAGCACCACTCTGCTCGCCCTGATGTCCGCTCTGGCTGTTGGCAGCGCCAGCGCCGCCGGCACCCTGTCGGGCACCACCATCCAGAACACCGCCACCGCCAGCTTCCAGGACCCCGCCAACCCCACGGCCACCATCAGCAGCACCTCCAACACCGTGTCCACCGTCGTGCTGCCCAAGCCCGGCTTTGACATCGTGTTCACGGGCGGCACCGCCGACGCGGGCACCCAGAACGACCTGAGCACCACCACCGTGGTGATCACCGGCGCCGTCCCCGGGCAGCGCATCGTGACCGGCTACTCGGTCGTGAACAACGGCAACGTGGCCCTGACCGTGAACCTCAGCGCTGATACCACGGGCGCCGACAGTGGCCAGACTGTGCAGTACTTCCTGGACACCGACGGCAACGGTGTGGCCGACAACAACACCCCCCTGACCTCGGTGACGGTGAACGCCGACGATCCCGCCACCACCGGCGTGGACGAGGGCGTGGTGAAGATCGTCCAGGTAATCACCCTGCCCACCAGCCCCGCGCAGATCAACTCCACCAGCGTGTTTGGCGCTTCGCCGGAAGGCTCGGTCACGGGCACGGCGGGCAATGACCCCTTGATCACCCCCGGCAACGGCTACGCCAACGGCACCACTGTCTACGAAGAAGGCAAGGCGGTGGACACCGACCGCCAGTTCACGCGCGTGAACGTGTTCGTGCCCTCGCTGGACAACACCCCCAACATTCCGCCTTCGAACCCCGTGGACACCACCGGCACGCCCATCACGGACCTGACCAAGGTCCCGCCCGTGACCCCGGTGGACGTGCCCACCGAAACGACCGGCAAGCCCAACGACCCCACCCCCGTGGTGAGCGTGCCCGGCTACCGCAATCCCACCCCCACCCCCGGCGATCCCACCCCCGGCGGCACGCCCATCGCCCCGAACGTGGCGGGCGACGCCCAGATCGCCTACCCCACCGCCGACGCCAACAACGCGCCGGACGCCGTGACCTTTACCAACAACCTGACCAACCGCAGCGGCGCGACCGACGTGGTGCAGCTGTTCCCGGCCCTGGCCAACGGCACAGTGGACCCGGCCTACACCTTTAACCCCACCACGGGCGTCTTCACCAACACCACCACGGGCGTGAGCATCCGCTTCCTGGATCCGATTACGGGTAACCCCATTGCGGTCTCCACTGACCCCAATAACCCCACGGTGGCGCAGTACCCCACGGTGACGGTGCCCAACAACACCTCCGTGGTGTACCGCACGGAAGTCACCTTCCCTGACCCCGACGACACCTCAGTCACGCCGGCCGTGACGGTGCTCATCGGCGCTGACTCGCTGAAAGACGCCGATCTGGTGTCCAACAGCAACACCACCGACACCATTCTGCCGCCCGCCATGCAGTTCGGGGACGCGACTGTGGCGCAGGGTGCAGTGGCCAGCCCCGCCCCCGTGGAAGTGGTGGTGCCCGGCGGCACCCAGAGCGGCATTGCCAGCCCCAACAACACCGACGGCACCGCCGTGTTTCCCATGGACGTGGCCAACAACGGGCAGTACAACGACTCTTACACCCTATCGGGCAGCGTGACCTTCACGGACGCCGTGACGGGTAACCCGGTCGTGGTGCCGGTGCTGTACTACGCCGCTGACGGCTCGCTGCTGCCGCGCCTGAACACCAACCCCACCAGCCCCGACTACAACAAGTTCGTGACCCCGGTGGTGGCCCCCGGCACCGAGTTCAAGGCCTTCGCTGTGGTGCAGACCCCGGCTGGCGTGCGTACTGGCGACTACACGGTCAGCCAGACGGCCCTGGCCAACTACAGCACCATCACCCTGACCGACACCAACAACGTGATCCGCGTTTCGCCCAACGGCAGCGTGGCGGTGGCCAAGTTCGTGGCCAAGACTGGCGTAACCGCTGGCAGCAACCCCGCCAACGGCATCAACAACCCGGCGAACTACACGGCCACCGGGGCCAACGGTGCTCGCCCCGGCGACACCATCAGCTACCGGATCATCGGGAAGAACAACTACAACCAGACGGTGAGCGGCTTCTTCCTGAGCGACACCGTGCCGGCCAACACCACCTTCGCCAGCGTGGCCCTGACGCCTGCACCCACCCGGACCATCTACCGCGTGAACGGCGGTGCCTGGAGCACCACGGCCCCTACTGCGGGCCTAGCCGCCGGCACCGTGATTGACGTGGCGCTGGACGCCGACAGCAACAACCTGCCCGACAGTCTGGCGGCCAGCGCCGAGCTGAGCGCCGACTTTGTGGTGACCGTCCGCTGA
- a CDS encoding GNAT family N-acetyltransferase, with protein sequence MSLTVSAVQGPEALALIGELARLRTQVFRDYPYLYDGHPDYEEAYLRRYLAAPDLLLVLAHDGERVVGASSALPLSQEDPGMLAPFQRSGPDPATVLYLGESVVPPDSRGRGLGHAFFDEREAHARRLGLAFTAFCAVVRPDDHPARPAAYRPLNAFWTARGYQERPELTTHLSWPEVGQGGETEHLMRFWVRGG encoded by the coding sequence TTGAGCCTGACGGTGAGCGCCGTGCAGGGCCCAGAGGCACTGGCGCTGATCGGGGAACTGGCCCGGCTGCGCACCCAGGTGTTCCGCGATTACCCCTACCTGTACGACGGGCACCCCGACTATGAAGAGGCGTACCTGCGCCGCTACCTCGCCGCGCCGGACCTGCTGCTGGTGCTGGCGCACGACGGCGAGCGGGTGGTGGGGGCCAGCAGCGCCCTGCCGCTGAGCCAGGAGGACCCCGGGATGCTGGCCCCCTTCCAGCGCAGCGGGCCCGACCCGGCCACCGTGCTGTACCTGGGCGAAAGCGTGGTGCCGCCCGACTCCCGGGGCCGGGGGCTGGGCCACGCCTTTTTCGACGAGCGCGAGGCCCACGCCCGGCGCCTGGGGCTGGCGTTCACCGCCTTTTGCGCCGTGGTGCGCCCGGACGACCACCCAGCCCGTCCGGCGGCCTACCGCCCGCTGAACGCCTTCTGGACTGCGCGCGGCTATCAGGAACGCCCGGAGCTGACCACCCACCTCTCCTGGCCGGAAGTGGGCCAGGGCGGCGAGACCGAGCACCTTATGAGGTTCTGGGTGCGGGGCGGCTGA
- a CDS encoding ketosteroid isomerase-related protein has translation MHAATEALIRRYYAAFNAADWPGMLTLLAPDVRHDINEGDTQRGVEAFAAFLDRMNAHYREQVQDLVVMTTPDGTRAAAEFIIQGTYLRTDTGLPEARGQTYTLPVGAFFEVQSGQITRVTNHYNLADWTRQVNT, from the coding sequence ATGCACGCCGCCACCGAGGCCCTGATCCGCCGTTATTACGCCGCCTTCAACGCCGCCGACTGGCCCGGCATGCTGACCCTGCTGGCCCCCGACGTGCGCCACGACATCAACGAGGGCGACACCCAGCGCGGCGTGGAGGCGTTTGCCGCCTTTCTGGACCGGATGAACGCCCACTACCGCGAGCAGGTGCAGGACCTCGTGGTCATGACCACCCCCGACGGCACACGCGCGGCGGCCGAATTCATTATTCAGGGCACCTACCTGCGCACCGACACCGGTCTGCCCGAGGCCCGGGGGCAGACCTACACCCTGCCGGTGGGGGCCTTTTTCGAGGTGCAGAGCGGGCAGATCACCCGCGTGACCAACCATTACAACCTGGCCGACTGGACCCGGCAGGTGAACACTTGA
- a CDS encoding DUF11 domain-containing protein: MKRSPVLSATLALTGLLCASSAWAAGTPAGTEIINQATAEFEPPVPTDPGRVTSNAVRTVVQAVCAVSVTPDGTLAQPAFTAALLPGERAVFAYTVVNTGNTSGEFPVAARTEAGSTLTPPVRAVRDLNGNGQPDAGEPAVSSLTLAPDERVPVLLVVETSSADSAQGDAYVNLVASCAGGENPDSNNVSLVRVGPPPVLGVAKTFSPALVRPGSETTVTVTTRNSGQGESREVVLTDLLDAQLAQGLVFVPGSARTTAGTLEYTTDGVTWSAQETAPVRGVRVRVASLAPSAALTLTFRMLATPQAEGRVIPNTATARTGGREASGTASADVRYLPAVAIGPVGNPEAPEGSAADTQQKPFAVVGQQVCFDHTAKNTGDVRDTFRLTVTYPQGAARAQFLTATGQPLTQPLVLDPGQTAFVRVCYDIQAGPLDALITITGDRGTSNATRDQVAAVEGGLPELRKSYAATTQGSGGAVVPVPAGGTVAAGDTVTYTLSVRNPYTQPLTGAVVTDALPAHVDFRSASAGGVVSGQPGAQTVTWNLGTLAPGETRTLTVVTQVSTRAVDGEALRNIFNLVTTELPSPLPSNEVATPVWTAQLLIRKDVSAPEATFGDRLTYTLNITNASATTAIVNATVTDTPARGLEYIPGTSLLGGQPMPDPAIEGGVLRWTLAEIPAGATVSITYQTRVTPEATGQLVNTVMVSGTGAGGVARAIASNRATATTKLNPLKFAPLADLVGTVFVDRNRNGLFDPLLDTPVPGARVLLAGGRQVLTDPAGRYSFPNVPLGTHALRLDPASAPFPPLQVPQGGGLSGTQTVYVRGLTSVDFPLAPLGGDIDALRRTVLVVGDVRVEKAVYAVNGGYVVVLRVLSPRALDDVNLTDPLPDGAVLKDGRNTYSGSLGAGEKVLTYRFDWTGEPRAATTDPSLSWRY, from the coding sequence GTGAAGCGCTCCCCTGTTCTTTCTGCCACGCTGGCCCTGACGGGGCTGCTGTGCGCCAGCTCCGCGTGGGCGGCCGGCACCCCCGCCGGCACCGAGATCATCAACCAGGCCACCGCCGAATTCGAGCCGCCGGTGCCCACCGACCCCGGGCGCGTGACCTCCAACGCGGTGCGCACGGTGGTGCAGGCCGTGTGCGCGGTGAGCGTCACGCCGGACGGCACCCTGGCCCAGCCCGCATTCACGGCGGCCCTGCTGCCCGGTGAGCGGGCGGTGTTTGCCTACACAGTGGTCAACACGGGCAACACCTCGGGCGAGTTTCCGGTGGCGGCCCGCACCGAGGCCGGCAGTACCCTGACCCCGCCTGTGCGCGCGGTGCGTGACCTGAACGGCAACGGCCAGCCCGACGCGGGTGAACCGGCCGTGAGCAGCCTGACCCTGGCCCCCGATGAGCGCGTGCCTGTGCTGCTGGTGGTCGAGACCAGCAGCGCCGACAGTGCCCAGGGCGACGCCTACGTGAATCTGGTGGCCAGCTGTGCGGGCGGCGAGAACCCCGACAGCAACAACGTGAGCCTGGTGCGCGTGGGGCCGCCCCCGGTGCTGGGCGTGGCCAAGACCTTCAGCCCGGCGCTGGTGCGCCCCGGCAGCGAAACCACCGTGACCGTGACCACCCGCAACAGCGGCCAGGGCGAGAGCCGCGAGGTGGTGCTGACGGACCTGCTGGACGCGCAACTGGCGCAGGGGCTGGTGTTTGTGCCGGGCAGCGCCCGCACGACGGCCGGCACCCTGGAATACACCACCGACGGCGTGACCTGGAGCGCGCAGGAAACGGCCCCGGTGCGCGGCGTGCGCGTGCGCGTGGCCAGCCTTGCGCCAAGCGCCGCCCTGACCCTGACCTTCCGCATGCTGGCCACCCCCCAGGCCGAGGGCCGTGTGATTCCCAACACCGCCACCGCCCGCACGGGTGGGCGCGAGGCCTCAGGCACGGCCAGCGCCGACGTGCGCTATCTGCCGGCGGTGGCGATTGGGCCCGTGGGCAACCCCGAGGCCCCCGAGGGCTCGGCCGCCGACACCCAGCAGAAGCCCTTTGCCGTGGTGGGCCAGCAGGTGTGCTTTGATCACACCGCCAAGAACACCGGCGACGTGCGCGACACCTTCCGCCTGACGGTCACCTATCCGCAGGGTGCGGCCCGCGCACAGTTCCTGACGGCCACCGGGCAGCCGCTGACGCAGCCCCTGGTCCTGGACCCCGGCCAGACCGCCTTCGTGCGGGTGTGCTACGACATCCAGGCCGGGCCGCTGGACGCGCTGATCACCATCACTGGTGACCGGGGCACCAGCAACGCCACCCGCGATCAGGTGGCGGCTGTGGAAGGCGGCCTGCCCGAACTGCGCAAGAGCTACGCGGCCACCACCCAGGGTTCCGGCGGCGCAGTTGTGCCGGTCCCGGCCGGCGGCACCGTGGCAGCGGGCGACACGGTCACCTACACCCTGAGCGTGCGCAACCCCTATACCCAGCCGCTGACGGGCGCGGTGGTCACCGACGCCCTGCCCGCGCACGTGGATTTCCGCTCGGCCTCGGCGGGCGGTGTGGTGAGTGGGCAGCCTGGCGCCCAGACCGTAACCTGGAACCTGGGCACGCTGGCGCCGGGGGAAACCCGCACGCTGACCGTGGTCACGCAGGTGTCGACCCGCGCGGTGGACGGCGAGGCGCTGCGCAACATCTTTAACCTGGTCACCACTGAACTGCCCAGCCCCCTGCCCAGCAACGAGGTGGCCACGCCGGTGTGGACCGCGCAGCTGCTGATCCGCAAGGACGTGAGTGCTCCAGAAGCCACCTTTGGCGACCGCCTGACCTACACCCTGAACATCACCAATGCCTCGGCCACCACGGCCATCGTGAACGCGACGGTGACCGATACCCCGGCGCGGGGCCTGGAGTACATTCCCGGTACCAGCCTCCTGGGCGGCCAGCCGATGCCTGACCCTGCGATCGAGGGCGGCGTGCTGCGCTGGACCCTGGCCGAGATTCCGGCGGGCGCCACCGTGAGCATCACCTACCAGACCCGCGTGACCCCGGAAGCGACTGGGCAGCTGGTGAACACCGTGATGGTCAGCGGCACCGGGGCCGGCGGTGTGGCGCGGGCCATTGCCAGCAACCGCGCCACCGCTACCACCAAACTCAACCCCCTGAAGTTCGCGCCGCTGGCCGATCTGGTGGGCACGGTGTTTGTGGACCGCAACCGCAACGGCCTGTTTGATCCGCTGCTGGACACCCCGGTGCCCGGCGCCCGGGTGCTGCTGGCTGGCGGGCGGCAGGTGCTGACCGACCCGGCCGGGCGCTACTCGTTCCCCAACGTGCCCCTGGGCACGCACGCCCTGCGCCTGGACCCGGCCTCGGCACCCTTCCCGCCGCTGCAGGTGCCGCAAGGCGGCGGCCTGAGCGGCACCCAGACCGTCTACGTGCGCGGCCTGACCAGCGTGGACTTTCCCCTGGCGCCCCTGGGCGGCGACATTGACGCCCTGCGCCGCACGGTGCTGGTGGTGGGCGACGTGCGCGTGGAGAAAGCGGTGTACGCGGTGAACGGCGGCTATGTGGTGGTTCTGCGCGTGCTGAGCCCCCGGGCGCTGGACGACGTGAACCTGACCGACCCCCTGCCAGACGGCGCCGTGCTGAAAGACGGCCGCAATACTTACAGCGGTAGCCTGGGCGCAGGTGAAAAAGTCCTCACCTACCGCTTCGACTGGACAGGTGAGCCCCGCGCGGCCACCACCGATCCGTCGCTGAGCTGGAGGTACTAA
- the mutY gene encoding A/G-specific adenine glycosylase: protein MSSLPLPPLRAALLAWFDREGRDLPWRRGPEGARDPYRAWVAEILLQQTQVARGLGYYERFLAAFPTVQALAAAPVEDVLKAWEGCGYYARARNLHRAAALVSAQGAFPQSYGAWLALPGVGPYTAAALSSFTLNAPQAVSDGNVRRVMARFRGERTPSPAWVQAQADALLDPARPGAWNEAVMDLGATVCTPKAPRCASCPLAPWCAARASGAPANFPAPKVRAPVQAVQAVALLIGTAGHAYLERREGPLLGGLMGLPAEPLQPGEAPEAALARLCGRLGAVAGPLLGQVQHGMTHRHLTLQVYRGQADLPLQEVRRAALARLDQKALALEEARQAGLFPV, encoded by the coding sequence GTGTCGTCTTTGCCGCTTCCGCCGCTGCGCGCCGCACTGCTGGCCTGGTTTGACCGCGAGGGCCGCGACCTGCCCTGGCGCCGTGGCCCGGAAGGCGCGCGCGATCCCTACCGCGCCTGGGTGGCAGAAATCCTGCTGCAGCAGACCCAGGTGGCGCGCGGCCTGGGGTACTACGAGCGCTTTCTGGCGGCCTTTCCCACCGTGCAGGCCCTGGCGGCGGCCCCTGTTGAGGATGTGCTGAAAGCCTGGGAGGGCTGCGGCTACTACGCCCGCGCCCGCAACCTGCACCGCGCGGCGGCTCTGGTGAGCGCCCAGGGGGCTTTTCCCCAGAGCTACGGGGCGTGGCTGGCCCTGCCCGGGGTGGGCCCCTATACCGCCGCCGCCCTGAGCAGCTTCACGCTGAACGCCCCGCAGGCGGTCAGTGACGGCAACGTGCGCCGGGTGATGGCCCGCTTCCGCGGCGAGCGCACGCCCAGCCCCGCCTGGGTGCAGGCCCAGGCCGACGCCCTGCTGGACCCAGCGCGGCCGGGGGCCTGGAACGAGGCGGTGATGGATCTGGGTGCCACCGTCTGCACCCCCAAAGCGCCGCGCTGCGCGTCGTGTCCCCTGGCCCCGTGGTGCGCGGCGCGGGCGTCCGGCGCGCCCGCGAACTTTCCTGCCCCCAAGGTGCGCGCCCCGGTCCAGGCCGTTCAGGCGGTGGCGCTGCTGATTGGCACAGCCGGGCACGCCTATCTGGAGCGCCGCGAGGGCCCGCTGCTGGGCGGGCTGATGGGCCTGCCCGCTGAACCCCTGCAGCCTGGCGAGGCGCCCGAAGCGGCCCTGGCGCGGCTGTGTGGGCGCCTGGGCGCGGTGGCCGGGCCGCTGCTGGGTCAGGTGCAGCACGGCATGACCCACCGCCACCTGACGCTGCAGGTGTACCGGGGACAGGCTGACCTGCCGCTGCAGGAGGTGCGCCGCGCGGCCCTGGCCCGGCTGGACCAGAAAGCCCTGGCCCTGGAAGAAGCGCGGCAGGCGGGCCTGTTTCCGGTGTAG
- a CDS encoding isoprenyl transferase: protein MSSEPVKLALRALQQARNAARGALVWGYEQRLAREVGAHGRLPRHLGLILDGNRRFARASGLQREMGHSFGADKAHEVLQWCLELGIPTVTIWVLSTDNTSRDPGELAHILSLLEREARNLAQDARIHANRVRVRAIGQHEGFPETVLNALSELEARTAHYDGMRLNIAVGYGGREEIVDAVKRHLVRQADAGLTLEEAARTLAPEDIGAHLYAADVPDPDFIIRTSGEIRLSGFLLWQSVYSEYYFCDVYWPGFRRVDFLRALREFQGRERRFGR from the coding sequence ATGTCGTCCGAGCCCGTGAAACTCGCCCTCCGCGCCCTTCAGCAGGCCAGAAATGCGGCGCGCGGCGCGCTGGTCTGGGGCTACGAGCAGCGGCTGGCGCGCGAGGTGGGGGCGCACGGCCGCCTGCCCCGGCACCTGGGCCTGATTCTGGATGGCAACCGCCGCTTTGCCCGCGCCAGCGGCCTGCAGCGGGAAATGGGGCATTCCTTCGGCGCCGACAAGGCCCACGAGGTGCTGCAGTGGTGCCTGGAACTGGGCATTCCCACCGTGACCATCTGGGTGCTGTCCACAGATAACACCAGCCGCGACCCGGGCGAACTGGCCCACATTCTGAGCCTGCTGGAGCGCGAGGCGCGCAATCTGGCCCAGGACGCCCGGATTCATGCCAACCGGGTGCGGGTACGGGCCATTGGCCAGCATGAGGGCTTTCCCGAGACGGTGCTCAATGCCCTGAGCGAACTGGAGGCCAGAACAGCCCACTACGACGGCATGCGGCTGAACATTGCCGTGGGCTACGGGGGCCGTGAGGAGATCGTGGACGCGGTCAAGCGCCACCTGGTGCGGCAGGCCGACGCGGGCCTGACCCTGGAAGAAGCGGCCCGCACCCTCGCCCCAGAGGATATTGGCGCGCACCTGTACGCCGCCGACGTGCCCGATCCTGACTTTATTATCCGCACCAGTGGGGAAATCCGGCTCTCGGGCTTTCTGCTGTGGCAGAGCGTGTATTCCGAATACTACTTCTGCGATGTGTACTGGCCGGGCTTCCGGCGCGTGGACTTTCTGCGCGCCCTGCGCGAGTTTCAGGGCCGCGAGCGCCGGTTCGGCCGCTAG